In Zingiber officinale cultivar Zhangliang unplaced genomic scaffold, Zo_v1.1 ctg167, whole genome shotgun sequence, the sequence AGCTCATCTCTGTACATGCAGGCTAAGGACATCATTCTGTGTCCAATGTGTTAATATATTATCATGGTAAAGACGTAGAGTTATATAAGCACAGTCTTCGACTTCAAACTTGCACGTACACATAAtagatggaaaaaaaaataaacagcaATGAAAAAATTTCCCATTTCAAAGCAGCTTTCCCAACTTGGAACGACTTCAAAAGTATGAGACAACCAAAAAACCTTCGTCTATCATCGACATCCcgtagaaaaaaaaacaagtaatGAACAACACTAGTCACGCATTCAAAGCTAAAAGATTGCAATCGCCAACTGGATCGTTCAACTTCCTCATCATTTCATCGTGATCAAGTTAAATTCTCTTATAGATCCAGCAACCACACGAAGTTATATTAACTTCTTCACTAGTGTTGATGAATTATGCATGCTGTGCAATATAGAGCAGACAGTTGGCTAGTGATTCCTAAGATAGGTTGAGTCCACTGCTGTTCCTGTCACTCAGGCTGTCAGGCAGCAGTATCTGTAACTATCTCATTGAAATAAACAAGAAAAAAACATTGAACGAATAACCCTACCGTTCGTTCAAAATTCGGTATCTAAAAAGAAAAGTAGTGTTAATAATTATAATGACTAACAGCTAAAATTTTACACATTGCATATCTTGGAGCTTCTGGATTCCAACTACTTCCGGACTGTTATTAAGATACAAATATTCATATCAAATAAACACATTGCCTGAGGaacgccaaatgctcgacaagaGTGGCTGGGAGTAAATCCAGGGTTCCCGAGTCAAAAAGCGTTAAGAGTTGAAGTTTGATGAATGGGCTAAAAGATCTAAGGGTACCCTATGGAGTCCAACTGTTGCATATTTAGggagaaattttaaattatgtacTTAAATAAGATATAAACATGCATTTAAGCAAGATGAACATACACCTCAAGATGGAGAATTTAGACTCTTTTGGATTTTGTATTTGCTGTTATAACTTAAAAGGCTTGGTAGCTACCAACCTGATTTCTTGGAGCTAAAGATGAAACTTGTGTCGGAGCTCTTGCATGTGAATTTTCACAACTTGGATGTTGTGTTGGATCCTGATATTTGGCTACCACTCAAAGCTTTTATCACATTCCGTCGCCACATTGCCGTTTCTGGATCAAATTTAAGTTCCCAAGTTGGCCAGTAGTGAAGGTCCTGCTTCAATGTCAGCACATGAGGCTTCCCATTCAAATGGACTGTCCTCACTCTCACAAATTCTCCGTGCTCCAGTCCCTGTGTTTTTTGAAAGAAAAACAATCTTGTGCATCTTAAATTCACAAAAGAAAAGGTAAAGATTGGCAGCACAAGATGTACCTTTACTACTTCTAGAAAAGCTTCTAGGTCCGGAGTTGGTTTCCCATTTATCTCAACTATCCATTGTAGTGCGTAAAGACCATATCTATGTACTGGACTTCCATGGCACCATCTGAGACCAGAAAAATAAACATTCATTTATACAACTGCAATAAAACAAGAGTTTTATGCCACTTCAGAACCACAAGAACTTTGTGAAAAATCCCAGTATGGTGGAAGGGAATAGAATGTGCATGGAAACAATAAGCAAGGTCTATGACCACAAGAATGCAAATAAGCAATAGTTGCAGCTCAGGGATTTTCCATACAAATAGAATACAGAAATTAGTTTTACTATTTCAAGAACAACAAATGAACCATCAGTATTATCCTccattatatatataaaagaatgcTAAACTTCTTACAAATGTCCCATTAGGCACAACTTCCTTATtctttttttatttgtattcatTTTAGCAAATTTAAACTATCCACTATCTTCAATTTGAAAACGTATACCCTAAATCCTAAGCTAAAAACAAAACACTAGGTGCTCACAAATGGGTATGCAACAAAtcacccatatatatatatatatatatatagaagattTTTACGCTGCACACTCATGGACAACTGAGTGTGAATCTAGGCACTGGAGGCCCGTTCGAGCATCCCGATTCACTTTTACCGATCAGGGTGCCCGGATTCACACTCAATCGCCCATGAGTGTGCAGTAGCACCCATAAAATCTATagcaattttatataatttttgcatGGTTAGAATGAGTTTTATGTGGGttcctttttcaaaaaaaaaaaaaaagagaaaataaaaccaaaaagaggcatggccAAGGTTCGAACCTTAAACCTTTTAGTATGTGACAAGCTCTCTGTGATAtgggataaccagtagccccaacaggggtgcgctgttaggaaggaaagggaaattgtagttaagagtAGGGAAggtgaagggacacctttctcccttcacttagaatgaaaagtttattttcctttctcccttcatttagagtaaatgaagtaaggaatgaaaaggtgttttccctttctcccttcatttagaataaataggagTAAGGGAATGAAaagttattttcttcttcctcctccttcctccctcCACCGAAACTAGCCTCCTTCTCCCCCATGTTCGGAATCAAGCCTAGGATCTCTTCCTAGGAAGTCTTCACAAGGAGGAGTCCTTAAGGCCTAAGTCTTCTCACAAGCAAGATACGCAAGGGTATTCTCCTTGTGGTAAAccaagcgagaggatgtaagtattccccctCACCTGCAATACAAGTGGTTTTCCtcgtttttttttatgttgcttaaaaactagGACCATGTCCCCATGaagttgcttaaaacctaggaccatgtcccttgaagtttcggccaagaagaaataaagggattaggaaagtttaaactccaactagacttgcttaggCTTTCTCtaatgatacctaatatgttatgtgatgttattaagatgctattcatggttgatgttgcttaaaacctaggaccatgtcccttgaagtttcggccaagaagaaataaagggattaggaaagtttaaactccaactagacttgcttatgctttctctcatgatacctaatatgttatgtgatgttattaagatgctattcatggttgatgttgcttaaaacctaggatcatGCCCTTGTAAGCTGCGGCCAAGAGAACTACTAGAGCTAGAAGAGAACAAACACTCCAATCATGCTTACTAATGgttccctatgatatgttatgtgttgGGTGAACCTTATGTTactatgttatgcttatgcaaggcttatgtatgatgaaaggcctaagagatgcttccctataaattgggactaagagcactctttatgatatgacaaggaacatgatatactattttacttttgtatggcttgtaccggatcCTAGCAAGGTCCAGGGGATGGGCTCCTAcgtcgcccctaggtcgaagcacgggcctagttccctagtaggttcgagattagctacctcggatttatttagggatgcgcacaaatcatgtatgtggtacaatgtcggaccctcatgttgagatttatgtttaagtatttatataatatatgttttcaaaagaacatcttgcatatatattATTTCATGCTATGCGATTATTATGCTTTAAGATGATGTACTCTTGTGATATGTCTATATGTTGTCTAAATGAACAGGTCACTACTCTATGTTAAATTCATGATTTATGACTttcgtgagtaggaaaggatcttactaagtctatgtgcttatagttttatttttccttgtactgcagaa encodes:
- the LOC122036524 gene encoding protease Do-like 7, translated to MNVYFSGLRWCHGSPVHRYGLYALQWIVEINGKPTPDLEAFLEVVKGLEHGEFVRVRTVHLNGKPHVLTLKQDLHYWPTWELKFDPETAMWRRNVIKALSGSQISGSNTTSKL